One Myxococcus guangdongensis DNA segment encodes these proteins:
- a CDS encoding alpha-amylase family glycosyl hydrolase, producing the protein MSPRIPPPSRPATSSTSSQARSSESEAQPAPSSPRPGSAGARGPAVKDFFDDVRQTRNAEAKRAPAQASQADHGPVARAFARKDGSLLATPLVPSAATVPTQASSRPGMGAIPYDGGTTFRVWAPNAQRVQVAGDFSNWQSVELQREPSGNFSLDVPGAKAGDQYQYVVQGKYGDWRWKGDPRANDVTNSTGNSIVVDHKSYEWKHDWEFKMPPWNEAVIYEMHVGTFNDEPGWGPGNWQSAIDKLDHLKDLGINVVELMPSAEFAADFSWGYNPAFPNAPESAYGTPDDLKRFVDEAHKRGIGVVMDVVYNHLGPSDLPHWDFDGETYGKGGSYFYTDWRAKTPWGDTRPDYGRHEVRDYLRDNAMMWLRDYHMDGLRLDATKEIRQASGANNPEGWQLLRDINEAVNREFPQKIIIAEDLGNEAGLTHPDGANFDTQWDSNFVHPIRSALTAPSDAARDMNAVADAIRFKYNGSANQRVIYTESHDEVANGKQRLPSEVGGWDAGGYHAKKRSILGAALTMTSPGIPMIFQGQEFLEDGHFQDGDPLDWKKKETYAGINQAYTDLIKLRRNWNDNTAGLRGENVNVHHVNNDDKVVAFHRWDKGGAGDDTIVIVNFGGKQLSNYELGLPSDGTWKVRYNSDWQGYSDNFGNAQSFDVGGRWSGKDGLPASGSLNNLGPYSVVILSKDK; encoded by the coding sequence ATGTCACCCCGGATTCCCCCACCGAGCCGTCCCGCCACCTCCTCCACGTCCTCGCAGGCCCGCTCCTCGGAGTCCGAGGCCCAGCCGGCCCCCTCCTCGCCCCGCCCTGGCAGCGCGGGGGCACGCGGACCCGCGGTGAAGGACTTCTTCGACGATGTCCGCCAGACGCGCAACGCGGAGGCGAAGCGCGCGCCCGCCCAGGCCTCACAGGCGGACCACGGGCCGGTGGCCCGGGCCTTCGCGCGCAAGGACGGCAGCCTGCTGGCGACGCCGCTGGTCCCCAGCGCGGCGACGGTGCCCACCCAGGCCTCCAGCCGTCCGGGCATGGGCGCCATCCCCTACGACGGCGGCACGACGTTCCGCGTGTGGGCCCCCAACGCGCAGCGGGTGCAGGTGGCCGGTGACTTCAGCAACTGGCAGTCGGTGGAGCTGCAGCGCGAGCCCAGCGGCAACTTCTCGCTGGACGTGCCCGGCGCGAAGGCGGGCGACCAGTACCAGTACGTGGTGCAGGGCAAGTACGGCGACTGGCGCTGGAAGGGAGACCCGCGCGCCAACGACGTGACGAACTCCACGGGCAACTCCATCGTCGTGGACCACAAGTCCTACGAGTGGAAGCACGACTGGGAGTTCAAGATGCCGCCCTGGAACGAGGCGGTCATCTACGAGATGCACGTGGGCACGTTCAACGACGAGCCCGGGTGGGGCCCCGGCAACTGGCAGAGCGCCATCGACAAGCTGGACCACCTGAAGGATTTGGGCATCAACGTGGTGGAGCTGATGCCCTCGGCCGAGTTCGCCGCGGACTTCTCCTGGGGCTACAACCCGGCCTTCCCCAACGCGCCGGAGAGCGCGTACGGCACGCCGGATGACTTGAAGCGCTTCGTCGACGAGGCGCACAAGCGCGGCATCGGCGTGGTGATGGACGTCGTCTACAACCACCTGGGGCCCAGTGATTTGCCCCACTGGGACTTCGACGGCGAGACGTACGGCAAGGGCGGCAGCTACTTCTACACGGACTGGCGCGCCAAGACGCCGTGGGGCGACACGCGCCCGGACTACGGCCGCCACGAGGTGCGCGACTACCTGCGCGACAACGCGATGATGTGGCTGCGCGACTACCACATGGACGGGTTGCGCCTGGACGCCACCAAGGAGATCCGTCAGGCCAGCGGCGCGAACAACCCCGAGGGCTGGCAGCTCCTGCGCGACATCAACGAGGCCGTCAACCGCGAGTTCCCGCAGAAGATCATCATCGCGGAGGACCTGGGCAACGAGGCGGGCCTCACGCACCCGGACGGCGCCAACTTCGACACGCAGTGGGACTCCAACTTCGTGCACCCCATCCGCTCGGCGCTGACGGCGCCCTCCGACGCGGCCCGGGACATGAACGCCGTCGCCGACGCCATCCGCTTCAAGTACAACGGCAGCGCCAACCAGCGCGTCATCTACACCGAGAGCCACGACGAGGTGGCCAACGGCAAGCAGCGGCTGCCCAGCGAGGTGGGCGGCTGGGACGCGGGCGGCTACCACGCCAAGAAGCGCTCCATCCTCGGCGCCGCGCTCACCATGACGAGCCCCGGCATCCCGATGATCTTCCAGGGCCAGGAGTTCCTCGAGGACGGCCACTTCCAGGATGGAGACCCGCTCGACTGGAAGAAGAAGGAGACGTACGCCGGCATCAACCAGGCGTACACGGACCTCATCAAGCTGCGCCGCAACTGGAACGACAACACGGCGGGCCTGCGCGGTGAGAACGTCAACGTCCACCACGTGAACAACGACGACAAGGTCGTCGCCTTCCACCGCTGGGACAAGGGCGGCGCGGGCGACGACACCATCGTCATCGTGAACTTCGGCGGGAAGCAGCTGTCCAACTACGAGCTGGGCCTGCCCTCCGACGGCACGTGGAAGGTGCGCTACAACAGCGACTGGCAGGGCTACTCCGACAACTTCGGCAACGCGCAGAGCTTCGATGTCGGCGGACGCTGGAGCGGCAAGGACGGCCTGCCCGCCAGCGGCAGCCTCAACAACCTGGGGCCCTACAGCGTCGTCATCCTGTCGAAGGACAAGTAG
- a CDS encoding SRPBCC family protein yields the protein MKKTPGVLLAVIVLGLFVVISHRPDTFRVERTAFIQAPAEVVFTLVNDFRYWEQWSPWWKLEPTQQVSLTGAPWGVGAVYEWRGQRTGSGRMEIVESRPCEYVRLRLDFLEPMRATNTTEYVLTPAPGGVALTWVMAGENTFAGKALQLFSSMDEVMGRDFERGLADIKRVAESFRGAARPSVGDAGFRGDSDSRAAALEVVVTRQHQNHE from the coding sequence ATGAAGAAGACACCCGGAGTCCTGTTGGCGGTCATCGTCCTGGGCTTGTTCGTGGTCATCAGTCACAGGCCGGACACCTTCCGCGTCGAGCGCACGGCCTTCATCCAGGCTCCCGCCGAGGTCGTCTTCACGCTGGTCAACGACTTCCGGTACTGGGAGCAGTGGTCGCCCTGGTGGAAGCTGGAGCCCACGCAGCAGGTGTCCCTGACGGGCGCGCCCTGGGGCGTGGGGGCCGTCTACGAGTGGCGGGGCCAGCGCACCGGCTCCGGGCGGATGGAAATCGTGGAGAGCCGCCCGTGCGAGTACGTCCGCCTCCGGCTCGACTTCCTGGAGCCCATGCGCGCCACCAACACCACCGAGTACGTGCTGACGCCCGCGCCCGGCGGGGTGGCGCTCACCTGGGTGATGGCCGGGGAGAACACCTTCGCCGGCAAGGCGCTCCAGCTCTTCTCCAGCATGGACGAGGTGATGGGGCGTGACTTCGAGCGGGGCCTGGCCGACATCAAGCGCGTGGCCGAGTCCTTCCGGGGCGCCGCGCGGCCCTCCGTGGGCGACGCGGGCTTCCGCGGCGACAGCGACTCGCGAGCCGCGGCCCTCGAGGTCGTCGTCACCCGGCAGCACCAGAACCACGAATAA
- a CDS encoding MDR family MFS transporter → MRKTHRPLTTLALATSLFMAALEVTVVSTAMPTVVGELGGIQSYAWVFTAYMLASTITVPIYGKLADLYGRKPVLLFGIGLFLVGSVASGLATSMGVLIAFRTLQGLGAGAIQPVALTIVGDLYTMRERARVQGAFSAVWGVAGLVGPVTGGLIVKYLSWHWIFFINVPVGVLTFALVVAFFHEQVERKPQQLDYAGAALLCAGVVALLVGVQGVGMNLWALPVALGLLWAFVAVERRAPAPVIPMSIFQSPAIAISSVAGALFSAAMFGATTYVPLYVQAVLGSTPTVAGGMITPMIVGWPLASLFAGKLLLRTGFRPLIVGGLGLTMVGTVLMALLLGQNAPLWALQGAMALFGVGLGFASTALLIAVQTSVGWELRGVATASNMFFRTIGGVLGVGLMGGVMVSQLMKDPTVPLSAANALLGPERGHAAIPEAMLKSLSGALTTGLNINFWLICAFSVAAFVSGLFFPRVSRDANAPIASDSAAAPH, encoded by the coding sequence ATGCGAAAGACTCACCGTCCCCTGACGACCCTGGCGCTCGCGACGAGCCTCTTCATGGCGGCGCTGGAGGTCACCGTCGTCTCCACCGCCATGCCCACGGTGGTGGGCGAGCTGGGTGGCATCCAGAGCTACGCGTGGGTCTTCACCGCGTACATGCTGGCCTCCACCATCACCGTCCCCATCTACGGGAAGCTGGCGGACCTGTACGGTCGCAAGCCGGTGCTGCTGTTCGGAATCGGCCTGTTCCTGGTGGGCTCTGTCGCCAGCGGGCTGGCGACGTCGATGGGGGTGCTCATCGCGTTCCGGACGTTGCAGGGCCTGGGGGCGGGCGCCATCCAGCCGGTGGCGCTCACCATCGTCGGGGATTTGTACACGATGCGGGAGCGCGCGCGGGTGCAGGGCGCCTTCAGCGCGGTGTGGGGGGTGGCGGGACTGGTGGGGCCCGTCACGGGCGGGCTCATCGTGAAGTACCTGAGCTGGCATTGGATCTTCTTCATCAACGTGCCGGTGGGCGTGCTGACGTTCGCGCTGGTGGTGGCGTTCTTCCACGAGCAGGTGGAGCGCAAGCCGCAGCAGCTGGACTACGCGGGCGCGGCGCTGTTGTGCGCGGGCGTGGTGGCGCTGCTCGTCGGGGTGCAGGGCGTGGGGATGAACCTGTGGGCGCTGCCGGTGGCGCTGGGGCTCTTGTGGGCCTTCGTCGCGGTGGAGCGCCGGGCGCCCGCGCCGGTCATCCCGATGAGCATCTTCCAGTCGCCCGCCATCGCCATCTCTTCCGTGGCCGGGGCGTTGTTCTCCGCGGCGATGTTCGGCGCCACCACGTACGTGCCGCTGTATGTGCAGGCGGTGCTGGGCAGCACGCCCACGGTGGCGGGCGGGATGATCACGCCGATGATTGTCGGCTGGCCGCTGGCCTCGTTGTTCGCGGGCAAGCTGCTCTTGCGCACGGGGTTCCGGCCGCTCATCGTCGGCGGCCTGGGGCTGACGATGGTGGGCACGGTGTTGATGGCGCTGCTGCTCGGCCAGAACGCGCCGCTGTGGGCGCTGCAGGGGGCCATGGCGCTGTTCGGCGTGGGGTTGGGCTTCGCGTCCACCGCGCTGCTCATCGCGGTGCAGACGAGCGTGGGCTGGGAGCTGCGGGGCGTGGCCACGGCGAGCAACATGTTCTTCCGCACCATCGGGGGCGTGCTGGGCGTGGGGTTGATGGGCGGCGTGATGGTGTCGCAGCTGATGAAGGACCCGACGGTGCCGCTGTCGGCCGCCAACGCGCTGCTCGGTCCGGAGCGGGGGCACGCGGCCATCCCGGAGGCGATGTTGAAGTCGCTGAGCGGGGCGCTCACCACGGGGTTGAACATCAACTTCTGGCTCATCTGCGCCTTCTCGGTGGCGGCCTTCGTGTCGGGGTTGTTCTTCCCCCGCGTGAGCCGGGACGCGAACGCGCCCATCGCCAGCGACAGCGCCGCCGCGCCGCACTGA
- a CDS encoding alpha/beta fold hydrolase: protein MLKSYVALLPLALLALVGCSDDPEPAAEPQDRWFTNRDGLKMHYLEFEGRGAPVVMLHGLLGSAKPSWVAPGIAGALAKQGHRLIILDQRGHGQSDVPYTASSYGEPMVLDVLELMDTLGIERAHIVGYSMGAAMTRVLMTRAPERVISAHLGGAGVEELDPVIRAEAEAKDPKGTDPDEQRILDEIANEPPPDPRFVAAITEAWSAWWPPSIDLPSLRVPVQAVNGEFDAPYSKTVRLERELAEFENVIVPGRTHLTTLIDSRYVDSLVDFIERNDER, encoded by the coding sequence ATGCTGAAGTCGTACGTAGCCCTGCTGCCCCTCGCCCTGCTCGCGCTGGTGGGCTGCTCGGATGACCCCGAGCCCGCCGCGGAGCCGCAGGACCGCTGGTTCACCAACCGGGACGGCCTGAAGATGCACTATCTGGAGTTCGAGGGGCGCGGCGCTCCCGTGGTGATGCTCCACGGCCTCCTGGGCAGCGCGAAGCCGTCCTGGGTGGCCCCGGGCATCGCCGGAGCGCTGGCGAAGCAGGGCCACCGGCTCATCATCCTGGACCAGCGAGGCCACGGGCAGAGCGACGTCCCCTACACCGCTTCGTCCTACGGCGAGCCCATGGTGCTGGACGTCCTCGAGCTGATGGACACGCTCGGCATCGAGCGGGCCCACATCGTGGGCTACTCCATGGGCGCGGCGATGACGCGCGTGTTGATGACACGTGCCCCCGAGCGGGTCATCAGCGCGCACCTGGGCGGCGCGGGCGTGGAGGAGCTGGACCCGGTCATCCGCGCGGAGGCGGAGGCCAAGGACCCGAAGGGCACGGACCCCGACGAGCAGCGCATCCTCGACGAAATCGCCAACGAGCCGCCCCCGGACCCGCGCTTCGTCGCCGCCATCACCGAGGCGTGGTCCGCGTGGTGGCCGCCGTCCATCGACCTGCCGTCCCTGCGCGTGCCGGTGCAGGCAGTGAACGGTGAGTTCGACGCGCCCTACTCCAAGACGGTGCGCCTGGAGCGCGAGCTCGCGGAGTTCGAGAACGTCATCGTCCCCGGCCGCACGCACCTGACGACGCTCATCGACTCGCGCTACGTGGACAGCCTGGTGGACTTCATCGAGCGGAACGACGAGCGCTGA